From the genome of Pirellulaceae bacterium, one region includes:
- a CDS encoding multidrug efflux RND transporter permease subunit gives MISRFCIDRPIFAAVMSIVISLAGAIAVVTLPIAQYPDVTPPTVIVTASYPGANAEIVRDTVAAPIEQQVNGVQDMMYMSSESGNDGSYQLTITFNLGTDLKMAQVLVQNRVALALPLVPELVQKQGVSVKKTSPSKLMIVNLVSEVDPATEKPRYSDLYLSNYATIQIRDELARLSDVGDVTYMGQRDYSMRVWLDPDKLSSMDVTTNDVVRAIQQQNIQIAAGQVGQQPAPEGQQFQLTINTLGRLVTVEQFQQMIVKVRQQENRQTASVVRLSDVARLELGAQQYGQTCTLDGRPSVALSIFQLPGSNAIKTAKSVEDTMERLKERFPEGLDYRIVYDTTPFIQESIGEVFKAFRDALILVAIVMLVFLQNWRAALIPLVAVPVAILGTFAVMAGVGFSLNNLSLFGLVLAIGIVVDDAIVVVENVERWLEKGLSPKEAARRAMDEVSGAIVAVALVLAAVFVPCAFISGITGEFFRQFAITIAVSTVISAFNSLTLSPALAALLLKPKGAKRDPLTWLLDLLLGWFFKLFNLSFGFATNAYTGVVRGFLRVNLIVLIVYGGLLVMTYWTFVRVPTGFVPQQDKGYLLVNVQLPDAASLQRTEVVMDHVQQIARKIPGVKHTVGISGQSVLLNANAPSYGSMYVMLDDFSERLQASRSADAIGEKLRDDCRVQISEALVSVFGAPPIDGLGVTAGYRMMIEDKGDLGTRELQEVADTIVDSANEDPGLAGVFCGLSADAPWVFLDIDRTKCEALGISTNAVFSTLQVNLGSYYVNNFNEFGRSWQVNVMADAQFRNRVSDIEQLYVRNVKAEMVPLATLMSVRETSGPVVIRRYNMYPSAAINGQTASGTSSGQAVKLMEAIATETLPDSMSYAWTDLTYMQLKAGNTAIFVFGLSVLFVFLVLAALYESWLLPLAVILVVPMCLLCSVVGVEADSLDVNIFTQIGFVVLVGLASKNAILIVEFARQQQAEGASRRDATLEACRLRLRPILMTSFAFILGVVPLMVATGAGAEMRYTLGTSVFAGMLGVTIFGIFLTPVFYYVIMNFQREPSQLDVQPEDDDKSQPATE, from the coding sequence GTGATCTCGCGTTTTTGCATTGACCGACCAATCTTTGCCGCTGTCATGTCGATCGTCATCTCTTTGGCCGGCGCGATCGCGGTAGTGACCTTGCCAATCGCGCAGTATCCCGATGTGACGCCTCCGACCGTCATCGTCACCGCCAGCTATCCGGGGGCGAACGCAGAGATTGTTCGGGATACCGTCGCCGCACCGATTGAACAGCAGGTGAATGGCGTACAGGACATGATGTATATGTCCTCGGAAAGTGGTAACGATGGTTCCTACCAGCTCACGATCACTTTTAATTTGGGTACGGACCTCAAGATGGCACAAGTGCTGGTGCAAAATCGTGTGGCACTGGCTTTGCCGCTGGTGCCCGAGTTGGTGCAAAAGCAAGGTGTTTCCGTCAAGAAGACTTCTCCTAGTAAATTGATGATTGTGAACTTGGTTTCTGAGGTGGATCCGGCAACGGAGAAGCCACGTTACAGCGATTTGTATCTCAGTAATTACGCCACGATCCAAATCCGTGATGAATTGGCTCGGTTGTCCGATGTGGGTGACGTGACTTATATGGGCCAACGGGATTACAGCATGCGGGTGTGGTTGGATCCTGACAAGCTCAGTTCGATGGATGTCACGACGAACGATGTGGTGCGCGCGATTCAACAACAGAATATCCAAATTGCCGCGGGCCAAGTTGGCCAACAGCCCGCACCGGAAGGGCAACAGTTTCAATTGACGATCAACACGTTGGGCCGTTTGGTGACGGTGGAACAGTTCCAGCAAATGATCGTCAAGGTTCGCCAACAGGAGAATCGCCAAACGGCCAGTGTGGTTCGCTTGAGTGATGTGGCGCGTCTGGAACTCGGCGCGCAGCAATACGGCCAAACCTGTACGTTAGATGGACGCCCGTCCGTCGCGCTGTCCATCTTTCAGTTACCCGGGTCCAACGCCATCAAAACGGCCAAGAGCGTCGAGGACACGATGGAGCGACTCAAGGAACGTTTCCCGGAAGGACTCGACTACCGAATCGTTTACGATACGACGCCCTTCATCCAGGAATCGATCGGTGAAGTGTTCAAGGCATTCCGCGATGCGCTGATTTTAGTCGCCATCGTCATGCTTGTCTTTTTGCAGAATTGGCGCGCCGCATTGATTCCCTTGGTGGCTGTTCCCGTCGCCATTTTAGGCACCTTTGCGGTGATGGCGGGTGTCGGTTTTAGTTTGAATAATCTCTCCCTGTTTGGCCTCGTGCTGGCAATCGGAATTGTGGTTGATGACGCGATCGTCGTTGTAGAGAACGTCGAGCGGTGGTTGGAAAAGGGGCTCTCACCTAAGGAGGCTGCGAGGCGGGCGATGGACGAAGTCTCCGGTGCTATTGTGGCGGTGGCCCTTGTGTTGGCCGCAGTCTTTGTGCCTTGCGCATTTATCTCGGGCATCACGGGTGAGTTCTTTCGGCAGTTTGCCATCACCATCGCCGTATCTACCGTCATTTCGGCCTTCAATTCATTGACCCTCAGTCCGGCGTTGGCCGCCTTGTTGCTAAAACCGAAAGGGGCGAAACGCGATCCTTTAACCTGGTTGCTCGACCTGTTGTTGGGGTGGTTTTTCAAATTATTCAATCTGTCTTTTGGGTTCGCGACGAACGCATACACGGGGGTTGTACGAGGCTTTCTGCGTGTCAATCTTATCGTCCTGATTGTCTATGGCGGATTGTTGGTGATGACCTATTGGACGTTTGTTCGCGTCCCCACCGGATTCGTTCCGCAGCAAGACAAGGGGTATTTGTTGGTGAACGTTCAACTTCCGGATGCCGCATCGCTGCAACGAACCGAAGTTGTCATGGATCACGTTCAGCAAATTGCTAGAAAAATTCCTGGTGTGAAGCATACCGTTGGAATTTCCGGACAATCCGTGCTGTTGAATGCGAATGCGCCCAGCTACGGATCGATGTATGTGATGCTCGATGATTTTTCCGAGCGGTTGCAAGCGAGCCGATCGGCGGATGCCATTGGGGAAAAATTGAGAGATGACTGTCGGGTCCAAATCAGCGAGGCACTCGTTTCGGTGTTCGGTGCACCGCCTATCGATGGTCTTGGCGTGACGGCCGGTTATCGAATGATGATCGAAGACAAGGGGGATCTGGGGACGCGAGAGTTGCAAGAAGTTGCCGATACGATTGTCGACTCCGCAAATGAAGATCCCGGGTTGGCCGGAGTGTTTTGCGGCCTCAGCGCTGACGCGCCGTGGGTCTTCCTCGATATCGATCGGACCAAGTGCGAGGCATTGGGAATCTCGACCAACGCCGTCTTTTCAACGCTGCAGGTTAATCTCGGTTCTTACTATGTCAATAATTTCAATGAGTTCGGACGATCCTGGCAAGTGAATGTGATGGCGGATGCTCAGTTTCGTAATCGAGTGAGTGATATTGAGCAGCTTTACGTCCGCAACGTGAAAGCCGAGATGGTACCTTTGGCAACGTTGATGTCGGTTCGCGAGACCAGCGGCCCGGTGGTGATTCGACGGTATAACATGTATCCGTCGGCGGCGATCAATGGGCAAACGGCGTCAGGTACCAGTTCAGGGCAGGCGGTTAAGTTGATGGAAGCCATTGCGACAGAAACGTTGCCCGATTCTATGTCTTATGCCTGGACGGATCTGACTTATATGCAGTTGAAAGCAGGCAACACGGCCATTTTTGTCTTTGGACTCTCGGTGTTGTTCGTATTTCTTGTGCTTGCGGCGCTCTACGAAAGTTGGTTGTTACCGCTGGCAGTGATTTTGGTGGTGCCCATGTGCCTACTCTGCTCGGTGGTGGGCGTTGAGGCCGATTCATTAGACGTAAATATCTTCACGCAAATCGGCTTTGTCGTGTTGGTTGGACTTGCCAGTAAAAATGCGATTCTGATCGTGGAATTCGCTCGACAGCAACAAGCAGAAGGAGCCAGTCGGCGAGACGCGACACTGGAGGCATGTCGTTTACGACTACGGCCAATTTTGATGACCTCGTTTGCCTTTATCTTAGGCGTCGTGCCCCTGATGGTCGCGACGGGTGCAGGGGCGGAAATGCGTTACACGTTAGGAACATCCGTTTTTGCCGGGATGCTCGGGGTGACTATTTTCGGTATCTTCCTGACGCCGGTCTTCTATTACGTCATTATGAATTTCCAGCGAGAACCGTCGCAGCTGGATGTTCAGCCCGAAGATGACGATAAGAGTCAGCCGGCCACGGAATAG
- a CDS encoding L-lactate permease — MPPIILALLAFLPIIVVALFLVVLRWPASRAMPLSYATALLLALFIWKVPLLQVTAASLKGLVIAFTLLYIIFGAILLLETLRVSGGLQVIRQGFFNISADRRIQVIIVAWLFGSFIEGSAGFGTPAAVAVPLLVGLGFPPMAAVVSGMIIQSTPVSFGALGTPILQGVGKGLGGDPDVLSYAQSLGYVVQDGQLPASFLAMIASKVATVHAITGLLIPLFVVTLMTRFFGPKRSFAEGLQVWPFAIFASLAMTIPYVIVAYSLGPEFPSILGGLIGLAVVVSAAKAGWLMPAKNQTWDFAPRDQWEPQWIGTLAPESDDKEVAMSGFLAWLPYLLVAILLVLTRLPALGIKGILKTLGFIQIPHLLQTDINIEVSPLYLPGTIFIVVSLATFFFHRIQLRQYTQAWNRAGRTIVAASVALIFTVPMVQVFINSANGGAGYDKMPLVLAEGVASLTGSAWPFFAPLIGGFGAFVAGSNTISNMMFSLFQFGVGQRIGVDPTWIVALQAVGGAAGNIICVHNVVAASAVVGLVGREGSVIRKTLPAFLYYAIMPGCLGYAIVWSGTKGIINLGSLLFLAGATLLLAFAAMQLRKDRAT, encoded by the coding sequence ATGCCCCCAATTATACTGGCTTTACTCGCCTTTTTACCAATTATTGTTGTGGCATTATTTTTAGTCGTGCTACGCTGGCCTGCAAGTCGCGCGATGCCTTTGTCCTATGCCACGGCCCTCTTGTTGGCACTGTTCATCTGGAAGGTGCCCTTGCTTCAGGTCACGGCGGCTTCCCTCAAGGGGCTAGTCATCGCTTTCACACTACTTTACATCATTTTCGGAGCGATCCTGCTCTTGGAAACCCTTCGTGTGAGCGGCGGCCTCCAAGTCATACGACAAGGTTTTTTTAACATTTCCGCCGACCGCCGGATCCAAGTGATCATCGTCGCTTGGCTTTTCGGGTCGTTCATCGAAGGCTCAGCCGGTTTCGGCACTCCCGCAGCCGTGGCCGTTCCGCTGTTAGTGGGCCTTGGCTTTCCGCCGATGGCCGCGGTAGTCTCAGGCATGATTATTCAGAGCACGCCCGTTTCCTTCGGAGCACTCGGAACACCCATTTTACAAGGCGTCGGCAAGGGGCTTGGAGGAGATCCCGACGTGCTCAGCTACGCACAGTCCCTGGGATACGTGGTTCAAGATGGACAATTGCCAGCGAGTTTCCTGGCGATGATCGCCAGTAAGGTGGCCACCGTGCATGCCATCACGGGTCTGTTAATTCCGTTGTTTGTCGTGACGTTAATGACACGTTTTTTCGGACCAAAACGGTCTTTTGCGGAAGGCCTTCAAGTTTGGCCATTTGCGATTTTCGCATCGCTGGCAATGACCATTCCCTACGTGATTGTGGCCTATAGCCTGGGGCCCGAATTTCCGTCGATCTTAGGTGGCCTCATCGGCCTAGCGGTGGTTGTCTCAGCAGCAAAAGCCGGCTGGTTAATGCCAGCGAAAAATCAAACCTGGGACTTTGCTCCCCGCGATCAATGGGAGCCACAATGGATTGGCACGTTGGCACCAGAGTCGGATGACAAGGAGGTCGCAATGAGCGGTTTTTTGGCTTGGTTGCCTTATTTACTGGTGGCGATCTTGTTGGTCCTGACGAGACTGCCTGCGTTGGGCATCAAGGGGATCCTGAAAACTCTCGGCTTCATCCAGATCCCTCACCTCCTTCAGACTGATATCAACATCGAGGTGAGTCCGCTCTACCTACCGGGTACAATTTTCATTGTGGTATCGCTGGCAACTTTTTTCTTTCACCGCATTCAACTTCGCCAATATACACAGGCTTGGAATCGTGCGGGACGAACCATCGTCGCTGCCTCAGTCGCTTTAATTTTCACGGTACCGATGGTTCAAGTATTCATCAATTCAGCGAACGGTGGAGCTGGCTACGATAAAATGCCACTAGTATTGGCCGAGGGCGTCGCATCGCTGACCGGATCGGCATGGCCCTTTTTCGCTCCGCTGATCGGTGGCTTTGGCGCCTTTGTTGCAGGCAGCAACACGATCAGCAATATGATGTTTTCCTTGTTCCAATTTGGGGTTGGCCAACGGATTGGCGTTGATCCCACCTGGATTGTGGCCCTTCAGGCGGTTGGCGGAGCAGCAGGAAACATCATTTGCGTTCATAACGTGGTAGCCGCATCAGCCGTGGTTGGCTTAGTCGGACGCGAAGGCTCTGTCATTCGAAAGACCCTCCCAGCCTTTCTCTATTACGCCATCATGCCGGGCTGCCTCGGCTATGCAATCGTCTGGAGTGGCACGAAGGGAATCATCAACCTGGGCAGCCTCCTATTCTTAGCTGGCGCGACCCTCCTGCTGGCATTTGCAGCAATGCAACTACGAAAAGATCGGGCCACCTAA
- a CDS encoding PQQ-dependent sugar dehydrogenase, which translates to MIKLDPVFLFTISVSLLLGFPHQGKSQIEDPIASLPRGDVSIHLSSFTTGMPVQEEFITPVFTQRVGPTDLAEIPNGSGALIVTNYGGVAFRLDQSGVVAPRAFLDLNSPESPSFNPAFEFGGAHGLTTIAFHPGFSDMTSQGYRKFYTVEPETSGSGVPDFVQSVVAGDHHQEAIYEYTLESVESDHCASACAASKRELLRVQQPGWHHNLADLLFDSEGLLYIASADGNVAGRKPPMMSDNSALLTNIFGKILRINPFGDNSGNGRYGIPADNPFVEATGNPLAEIYAYGLRNPYRIEFDTRTGQMYASETGEEQIESVERIVSGGNFGWNTKEGSYLYDRTTKIIAVDNDFDGDGRGDFAQQHGLTDPVLEYDRDEGRAIVGALPYRGDAIPILQGQIIFADFSGGLFHGDPGSGQAYRMLLDESEASLPFNIHSVNQDLSGNAYVLGIARQDDNFDGVIVRLHATPTIAGDFNGNGNLDAADIDLLSAAVREGSQAKRFDLSNDGQLDETDRRIWLGDLKGTILGDSNLDGRWNSTDFVIAFRFGQYQDSIPQNSSWSAGDWNGDGDFNSSDIVAAFQNGGYAQGVRAVPEPSSHGLGTLAFSLLAFGFRGKQHRKKPIANNRLGHFAI; encoded by the coding sequence GTGATAAAACTCGACCCTGTATTTCTATTCACGATATCCGTGAGCCTGCTGCTTGGCTTTCCGCACCAGGGGAAATCGCAAATAGAAGACCCGATCGCATCGTTACCTCGAGGCGATGTTTCGATTCACCTGAGTTCCTTTACCACAGGCATGCCTGTTCAAGAGGAATTCATCACGCCTGTTTTCACTCAGCGAGTCGGCCCCACGGATCTCGCGGAAATCCCAAATGGAAGCGGTGCGTTAATTGTCACCAATTATGGTGGCGTCGCGTTCCGACTCGATCAAAGCGGCGTGGTGGCTCCAAGAGCATTTCTCGACTTAAACTCGCCGGAGAGTCCAAGTTTCAACCCGGCTTTTGAATTTGGCGGTGCCCATGGGCTAACGACGATTGCCTTCCACCCTGGGTTCAGCGACATGACGAGTCAGGGCTACCGCAAGTTTTACACGGTCGAACCTGAAACAAGCGGATCCGGGGTTCCAGATTTCGTCCAGTCGGTCGTCGCGGGCGATCACCATCAAGAAGCGATCTATGAATACACGCTTGAATCGGTCGAATCCGACCACTGCGCATCCGCCTGCGCGGCAAGCAAACGCGAATTGCTGCGAGTCCAGCAACCAGGCTGGCACCACAACTTGGCCGACTTACTGTTTGATTCCGAAGGTCTGCTTTACATCGCATCCGCAGATGGAAACGTGGCCGGTCGCAAACCACCGATGATGTCTGATAACTCGGCGTTGCTAACGAACATCTTCGGAAAGATTTTGCGAATCAACCCATTCGGAGACAACAGCGGTAATGGTCGATATGGAATCCCAGCAGACAACCCTTTTGTCGAGGCCACTGGCAATCCACTTGCAGAGATTTATGCCTATGGACTACGCAATCCTTATCGCATCGAGTTCGATACACGGACAGGGCAGATGTATGCTTCGGAAACGGGCGAGGAGCAGATTGAAAGCGTTGAACGAATCGTCTCGGGAGGTAATTTTGGCTGGAATACCAAAGAGGGGAGTTATCTTTACGATCGGACAACAAAGATCATCGCCGTCGACAACGACTTCGACGGCGATGGGAGAGGCGATTTTGCTCAGCAACATGGATTGACTGATCCGGTCCTCGAGTACGACCGTGACGAGGGGCGGGCAATCGTCGGCGCGCTACCCTATCGGGGCGATGCCATCCCCATCTTGCAGGGGCAGATCATTTTTGCTGATTTTTCGGGAGGTCTATTTCACGGCGATCCCGGCTCAGGGCAAGCATACCGAATGCTGCTCGATGAGTCCGAAGCAAGTCTTCCCTTCAACATCCACAGCGTCAATCAAGACTTGTCCGGAAACGCCTACGTGCTTGGCATCGCTCGACAGGATGACAACTTTGACGGCGTGATCGTCAGGTTACACGCCACCCCAACAATTGCTGGTGATTTCAACGGCAATGGAAACCTGGATGCCGCCGACATCGATCTTCTTTCGGCAGCAGTGCGGGAAGGCTCTCAAGCCAAGCGATTCGACCTGTCGAATGATGGCCAACTCGACGAAACCGATCGTCGAATCTGGCTGGGCGATCTCAAGGGAACGATCCTGGGCGATTCCAACCTTGACGGTCGCTGGAACTCGACGGACTTCGTTATCGCGTTCCGATTCGGCCAATATCAAGATTCGATTCCTCAAAACTCGAGTTGGTCGGCCGGGGACTGGAATGGCGACGGCGACTTTAACTCATCCGATATCGTCGCAGCATTTCAGAACGGCGGCTACGCACAGGGAGTTCGCGCGGTCCCTGAGCCTTCCTCTCACGGGTTAGGCACTCTTGCTTTCAGCTTACTTGCGTTTGGTTTCCGAGGAAAGCAGCATCGCAAGAAACCGATCGCTAACAACAGGCTTGGCCATTTCGCGATTTAG
- a CDS encoding sulfatase, whose product MKMVTLVEPESKRLTVHRVLVLACLLWMPWSSSLLANEENPFNVVLILVDDLGWMDLGCQGSDYFRTPHIDRLASSGMRFTDAYAACAVCSPTRAAVMTGRSPARLGVTDWIRARFQRGGRGTPDRNPTAYVGGENRELLCPPNPFWMEHEEITLAELLKPRGYASCHIGKWHLGDPDWYPTRQGFDLNIAGCDIGQPPSYFDPYEHKRYSFDGQMKARSKGEYLTHREADEAQAFIQQHRDVPFFLYYCPYAVHTPIQAKESVAASYRQDGKSEQNAKYAAMVQSVDDAVGVILAALEATGVADRTLVIFTSDNGGLVGPTDNTPLRSGKGYAYEGGIRVPLLVRWPGVVTPASVCRQPVTSVDLFPTIAEATRVALPADRDFDGISLVPVLASGGKKHLDRESLYWHFPHYRHARGPYSIVRKGDWKMIKWYEGPIELYDLSNDLSETNNLASDQAETVTRLEADLQAELNRVDAKLPRPNARFIR is encoded by the coding sequence ATGAAGATGGTCACCTTAGTCGAGCCGGAAAGCAAGCGTTTGACGGTCCACCGCGTCCTGGTGTTGGCATGTTTGCTGTGGATGCCATGGTCCAGCAGTTTGCTCGCCAACGAAGAGAATCCGTTCAATGTGGTGCTTATTCTGGTGGATGATTTGGGTTGGATGGATCTGGGGTGCCAGGGTAGCGACTATTTTCGGACGCCGCACATCGATCGGCTTGCCAGCAGTGGGATGCGATTTACTGATGCTTACGCAGCCTGTGCCGTTTGCAGCCCGACGCGAGCGGCTGTCATGACTGGGCGTTCTCCGGCGCGCCTCGGCGTGACCGATTGGATTCGCGCCAGGTTTCAACGGGGCGGTCGGGGGACACCCGACCGTAATCCGACAGCTTATGTAGGCGGGGAAAATCGGGAATTGCTTTGTCCTCCGAATCCCTTTTGGATGGAGCACGAGGAGATTACCCTTGCAGAATTATTGAAACCACGCGGCTATGCGAGCTGCCATATTGGAAAATGGCATTTAGGTGACCCGGACTGGTATCCCACCCGACAGGGATTCGACTTGAACATTGCTGGCTGTGACATCGGGCAACCGCCCTCCTATTTTGATCCGTATGAACACAAACGTTATAGCTTTGATGGACAGATGAAAGCGCGATCGAAGGGTGAGTACTTGACGCATCGCGAGGCAGATGAAGCGCAAGCGTTTATTCAACAACATCGGGATGTACCCTTTTTTCTCTACTATTGCCCCTACGCCGTGCACACGCCCATCCAAGCCAAGGAATCGGTTGCGGCAAGCTATCGACAGGATGGTAAGTCGGAGCAAAATGCCAAGTATGCGGCGATGGTTCAAAGTGTCGACGATGCTGTCGGTGTGATCCTGGCGGCCTTGGAAGCGACGGGCGTGGCGGATCGCACGTTGGTGATTTTCACATCGGACAATGGTGGGTTAGTCGGGCCGACTGATAATACGCCACTCCGATCTGGAAAGGGCTACGCCTACGAAGGTGGAATACGAGTGCCGCTGCTGGTTCGATGGCCCGGGGTGGTAACCCCCGCTTCTGTATGCCGGCAGCCAGTCACAAGCGTCGATTTATTTCCCACGATTGCCGAAGCAACTCGAGTTGCTTTGCCAGCGGACCGTGATTTCGATGGCATTTCCCTTGTACCCGTACTCGCTTCGGGCGGGAAGAAACACTTGGATCGTGAGTCGCTGTATTGGCACTTTCCGCATTATCGCCATGCACGTGGCCCCTATTCGATTGTTCGTAAGGGGGATTGGAAAATGATCAAATGGTACGAAGGGCCGATAGAACTGTATGACCTATCAAATGACCTCTCCGAGACGAACAACTTAGCAAGCGATCAAGCTGAAACGGTAACGCGTTTGGAAGCCGATCTACAGGCAGAATTGAATCGGGTAGACGCGAAGTTGCCCAGGCCAAATGCTCGTTTCATTCGGTGA
- a CDS encoding antibiotic biosynthesis monooxygenase, with translation MITVGMNYQVIPGKQQDFEDKFAAVIDALRAADGHAESTLWKDVAGDASYLITSEWTDEDAFKAFIQSDAFREVTNWGQEQILAGRPQHKVYKN, from the coding sequence ATGATTACGGTTGGAATGAATTACCAAGTGATCCCAGGGAAACAGCAAGATTTTGAAGATAAGTTTGCCGCAGTGATTGATGCTCTCCGAGCTGCAGACGGGCATGCTGAATCGACGCTTTGGAAAGATGTTGCCGGCGACGCATCCTACCTGATCACAAGTGAGTGGACGGACGAAGATGCTTTTAAGGCATTTATTCAGAGTGACGCTTTTCGCGAAGTAACGAATTGGGGGCAGGAGCAGATCTTAGCCGGTCGGCCACAGCACAAAGTGTATAAAAACTAA
- a CDS encoding TolC family protein, with translation MDSSCSHHLSQPRTSTSSTLCCLALLILCSVGCRYTGSVSDYVHNGFKVGPNYRKPAVAVEEDWIDGYDKRLLKELPRNNDWWAVFDDPRLTVLIERSYQQNIPLREAGLRVLESRTELGITVGSLFPQQQEAVGDYSRVQISRSDLTNRPLKMIPRAFSRWSTGFDAAWELDVWGRFRRSIESAEASLDASVEEYDDILVTLLAETAATYVELRAAQERIRLAEANVKAQLGSLGIAESRYNSGTSDELDVFQAKTNVRNTQSLIPEFKKLERKAIIRLCVLQGIPPQNLLPDLGEGPIPGVPNQVTVGIPADLLRRRPDIRRAEREVAAQSAKIGVAASEMLPHFAIRGSLNYNSETLSRLFASKSLAGGITPGFSWDLLNYGRLRNQVLLQDAVFQQRALNYQQTVLKASEDAERAIVSFLQDQERVKLLSEAVAANQQALKIAIDQYRAGNRNYNQIFTLQAFLVEEQDALARARQSLATSLISIYKALGGGWQIRLSNFSEIALATNELIEAPPEQPQAPEINLLPPVPPEADPAD, from the coding sequence ATGGACAGCAGTTGCAGTCATCATCTGTCTCAGCCTCGCACCAGCACGTCTTCGACCTTGTGCTGCTTAGCACTGCTCATTCTCTGTTCGGTCGGCTGTCGCTACACGGGCAGTGTGAGTGACTACGTCCACAACGGCTTCAAGGTTGGCCCCAATTATCGCAAACCGGCGGTCGCCGTCGAAGAAGACTGGATCGACGGTTACGACAAACGACTGCTCAAAGAATTGCCCCGAAATAACGATTGGTGGGCAGTGTTTGATGATCCGAGGCTAACGGTACTGATTGAGCGGTCGTATCAGCAAAACATTCCATTGCGGGAAGCAGGCCTCCGCGTCTTGGAGTCACGTACTGAACTCGGCATTACCGTCGGATCGTTGTTTCCACAACAGCAGGAAGCGGTTGGTGATTACAGTCGTGTTCAAATCAGTCGCAGCGATTTGACGAATCGTCCCCTCAAGATGATTCCCCGCGCCTTCAGTCGCTGGTCCACTGGCTTTGATGCTGCTTGGGAACTCGACGTTTGGGGACGATTTCGACGATCGATCGAATCCGCCGAAGCTAGTCTCGATGCATCCGTTGAAGAATATGACGATATTTTGGTCACACTTCTTGCTGAGACCGCCGCCACCTACGTTGAATTGCGAGCCGCACAGGAACGCATTCGCCTCGCCGAAGCCAACGTCAAGGCTCAACTGGGTTCCCTCGGAATTGCCGAGTCTCGGTATAACTCAGGAACTTCCGATGAGCTCGACGTCTTCCAGGCGAAGACCAATGTACGCAACACACAATCATTGATCCCAGAATTCAAAAAGCTTGAACGGAAAGCGATCATTCGCCTTTGCGTTCTACAGGGAATCCCACCACAGAATTTACTGCCTGATCTGGGCGAAGGCCCGATCCCAGGGGTACCCAATCAGGTCACGGTTGGTATCCCGGCCGATTTATTGAGACGGCGTCCGGACATCCGCCGAGCCGAGCGTGAGGTGGCAGCCCAAAGTGCTAAAATTGGTGTAGCAGCTTCCGAGATGCTGCCCCATTTTGCCATCCGCGGATCGCTCAACTACAACTCAGAAACGCTGAGCAGACTGTTTGCGTCCAAAAGTTTAGCAGGCGGAATCACCCCCGGTTTTTCCTGGGACTTGCTAAACTACGGTAGGCTCCGCAACCAGGTGCTCCTTCAGGATGCGGTCTTCCAACAACGTGCCTTGAACTATCAACAAACGGTGCTAAAAGCCAGCGAAGACGCTGAGCGAGCGATCGTGTCATTCTTGCAAGACCAGGAACGAGTCAAATTACTCAGCGAGGCTGTGGCCGCCAACCAGCAAGCCTTGAAGATTGCGATCGATCAATACAGGGCGGGCAACCGAAATTACAACCAAATCTTCACGCTACAAGCGTTTCTGGTTGAAGAGCAGGATGCTTTGGCTCGAGCCCGTCAATCTTTGGCGACAAGCCTCATCTCCATCTACAAAGCGTTGGGCGGGGGTTGGCAGATACGCCTGAGTAATTTCTCGGAAATCGCCCTTGCCACCAACGAGTTAATTGAGGCCCCACCCGAGCAACCTCAGGCCCCTGAGATCAATCTCTTGCCGCCCGTTCCGCCGGAAGCAGATCCCGCCGACTAA